ATATATTTTAACTTATGATGATGAACCCATATTTCAGATTTTTGACAAAAAAGGAGAACTAAAGAATTCATATAGAGATATAGTTAGTTATGATGCAGATAATAATGGACGTTTAATATATTCAAATACAACTGGATTTTACATGATTGATTCAGAAACAGGTGATGAACTATTTGCAAATTCTAATTATAATGTAAACCCTATCAGATTTTCAGAAGATGGAAATTACATATATGGATTTGGCTCTGTAGTACCAGATCCTAGAATGATTAATGCATTTGATGCTAATAATGGTGAGTTTATAAGAGAAATATTTGATTTTAGAAAATATGCAACATATCTTCTAGATGATTATATTGTACATGATTTTATAGTTGGAAAAGATGAAGAGATCTATTTGTCACTAATACCTAAAGATTTTGAAATGCAAGATTTAGCTTCAAGCTTTTCTTATTATTTATATACAAAGAGAGAAGGAGAGCGACCAAAAAGAGAAACAACTGTCATCCTAACAGCTCCTTACAGGTATGATTTTCTGGAAGAAGCTATAAAACTCTATGAGTTTAAATATCCCGAAGAGCATATAGAATACAACTATGCCTATAATACCTATGAAGCATTTCTTGAAAATACGAAAGAATATGGAGCTAAATTGGCTCTTGATATCATTTCAGGAGATGTAGGAGATATAGTTCAAACAGGAGGAGCAGGTATTGAATATCAAGATCTTTTAAGAACCGATGCCTTTATGGATTTAACAGATTTAATTGTAAAAGATAAGAATTATCAATATCTGAATAAGAGTGTTTTAAATGGAATCAAAATAAATAATTCTATACAAGCTCTACCTATTACTTACATATTTTATCAATATGAGTTAAACGAAGAGCTAGAAAAAGAGCTAGGACTTAATATAGATTTTAATAATATTTCTTGGTCAGAAATATTAGATCTTGTAAAGGTAATAGAAGAGAAAGCACCAGATAGACATTTATTTACTCATCCAATAGAAGAAAAAACTCCATGGGATATTTTAGGGTATTATTTAATCATAGTGAATATGCCAGATTTAGTTAATCTGGAAACAAAGGAAATTGATTTAAATCAGCAATGGTTTAAAGACCTCTTGATAAAATTTAAAGAATACTCTAAAAGTAAGAATTTTTTACTTATAGTGGAACCTGATCTTGTAGATAGATTACAGGGCTCATTACTAACTAGAGTAGATATTGGATATCGATTTTATTCAGACGTACTAGCAAACTTCGTTAGGTATAACGAAAAATATAAGAGTAGAATGATACCAAGTTTTACAGGCGAGAAGAACGAAAATAGGATCGGACATAGTAAGAGAATGTTTTCAATCAATAACCGTTCAGAGAGAAAAGAAAATGCCTGGAAGTTTTTAAGTTTTCTACTTACAGAAGATATTCAGTTTCTTGTTTCAGAAGAGAGGTCAGGGACACCGATTAGCCAAAAAGGAGTGGAAAGAATGATAGAATATGATGCTTGGATGCACGATCGTTCAGGAGATGAAGATAATGTAGACAAGTTCAATAAATCAACAATAGAGAATTCTCAAAAGATTAATTATCTGTATGATATGGGTTATATAAGACAAGACCTTATAGATGCTATCAAATTATATATGGATGATGAAATGACTCTTGATGAAGCACTTAAAAAGGCAGAGGAGAGTATAATGATTAGGTTAAATGAGTAAGGAGAAAATAGCTATTAATTTAAAGAGAAAATGTTAACTGACTATATTCAATAAAAAGAAAGGAAGGAAGGATAAAATGACGACTAAAGAAGTATGGCAATTAAATGACGAGGAATTTAAAGAAATAGAAGACTTGTTTGAAAAGAAAATAGCACTTGAAAACCTTAGTAAAATAATTGATGCAGATAACCAGAAGCTTTATGACAAGCTAATAAAAGACTATGGGAAGACAGTTCATGAGTTTAATTCTTGGTGGGACAAAATGGCAAAGAAGTATAGTTGGGAAGGTAAGAATTGGTGGTTAGATTTTGAAACAAAGAAGATAATGACTAATCAATAAGGAGGAAGGGATGATGTCTTATAAGAACAAAGTGTTTAAAAACGCTTTAGAAAATTCAATGTCAACTCTGAGTTGTATTGCCTGTGCAGCAACTTGTTCTATAAATTGTGCAGTTGGTTGTGGTTTCACATGTGGTCACGAATGTAGTGGGACTTGTTCTTCAGATTGTGCAGATGGATGTAGAAATGGAGTTGGCATAAATGCAATGAATAATTTCAAATAATTCCTGAACAGTGCTTGCCTAATTTGTGTTAACAGGTTAGGCAAGCTTATGTCCGCTTGTAGTTAGTCAAATAAACCTGGGAAGTGATTTGAAAATGCATACAAGTAAAACTGACAAAGAAAAATTAAATTGGTTTTTTAAAAGATACATTTATACAGGAAAGAAATATTTAGTTTTAATTATAGGGCTAATATTTGTGGGCTCCTTAGTGGCAAATATAAGCCCATATTTATATGGTAAAATGCTAGACAGCATTACATTAGGAGATATGGATTTGTTGATTAAACTTATTATAGCTTACTTTTTTATTACATTGTTTACAAATTTATTGAGTATGGTTGAGAGTTATGTAGGGCAAGTAGCTAATTTCAAGTTATCCAAAAATGCACAAATAGAATTATTTGACAAGATGATAAGATTGAGGACCTGTGAATATAGTAAATATGAGGTTGGAGAGTTAATATCTCGCTTAAACGGAGATACTGATAGCATAGTTTCATTTGGAATCAATCTAATCACAAGCATCCTCCATATAGTAGTTAATATAATAGTCTCTGTGTATTTTGTGATGACTATCTCCATTCGTCTATCCTCTGTGGCAATATTTTATATGCCTACAACTTTTTTAGTCACATATTTTGCTCGGAAATATTTCAAAGAACTAGCTGAAAAGAGGAAAAAATTTGGGGATAAATATTTTAGTTTTCAAAATGAAGTTTTTTCAAATAATACAGGAATTAAAAGTTTTCAGTTAGAAAATAAAATGAATGATAAGTATAAAGACTTTATTAATAAAGAATTTAGCCTCTTGAAAAACTCCATATACTTAGGAAACAACATGCAATTAATCAATAGTTTAGTCACTGTGATTTCATCCTTATATATAATATATTTATCAGCTGTATTGATAAATGATGGAATGCTGACAGTAGGATTGATGGTATCTTTTAACACCTATATAAATAAACTGTTTTCATCTATATCACAAGTATTTAGTATAAATATCAGCTTACAGGAGATTATTGTATCTCTAAATAGGATTTTAAAAGTAATGGGTGAAGATTCTGAAATAGATAGTAAAACAAACTTTGAAAAGCCAGATAGTTTTACTTTGGAGTGTACAGATATTACATTTTCATATGAAGAAGAAAATGAAAATGTTCTAAACAACATGGATATTTCCATTGATAAAATTGGCTTATATAGTATTGTAGGCTCAAATGGATGTGGTAAGAGTACATTTGCAAAACTATTGGTAAAACTATATGACGTAAAAAAGGGGAACATTTGCATAAATGGTGTAGATTTTTCTCATCTTTCATATGACTTTATTAGAAGATATATAACTTATGTCCAAAAAGAGGAGTTTTTCTTTAATGATACAATCATAAATAATGTAAGATTGGCAGATGAATCCTTAAAAGAAGAAGATATAGAGGATATGTGCAAGAGAGTTGGGCTAGATGACTTTATAAAAACCTTGCCAGATGGATATAGCACAACTATAGGCGAAGGTGGTTCTGCACTGTCAAGCGGGCAAAAACAAAAGCTTAGTATAGTTAGAGCATTGCTTAGAGGAACGCCAATATATATCTTTGATGAAATCACAGCAAATCTTGATGGTAAAGCTGAAAAAGATGTTATGAAAATAATGAAGGAATACAGCAAAAAATCTATAATTATATTTATAAGTCACAAGATATCTTCTATCATAGACAGCGATAAAATATTTGTTTTTGCAGATGGTAAAGTTTCAGATAGTGGAAGTCATGAGTATTTGCTTAAGAATAGTCATATATATAAAGAGCTATTTGAAAATAAGGAGACAAGTATGAATTTGAGGGGAGTTGAACCGATTGGAGAATAAAAGGAGCTACGGATGGTATTTTATTATTCCTGGGCTAATAGGAGTTTTAGTATTTTATGTAGTACCATTTTTCCTAAGCTTATATTATACCTTTACCAAGGGAATAACCGAAGTTCATTTTGTTGGACTTGAAAATTTCAGTGAGCTTTTTAAAAACCCTGCTTTTATACTGGCGACAAAAAATACCCTAAAATTTATTTTTATAGGGGTTCCTATTTTGACTATGCTTTCTCTTTTTTTAAGCCTTATGATGGCAGGGAAACTGTATAGGTTTCCTAGGTGG
The sequence above is drawn from the Proteiniborus sp. DW1 genome and encodes:
- a CDS encoding ABC transporter substrate-binding protein, whose translation is MREQKNRVIILSVILIAIIVTGILLTKNNEGKESSIKSNEELKTEINENPDVTTDAFYYVEDFLGEEEYRQGFNRLFRYHDQVVKFAGDDKVYLEELKSKENIYELPYEDMELSEWYICQNTFWHIRYDKESNAVIVSSFDSEGNEKDRITLKDFKGYIDDYGVYVKSMKITNDYIYILTYDDEPIFQIFDKKGELKNSYRDIVSYDADNNGRLIYSNTTGFYMIDSETGDELFANSNYNVNPIRFSEDGNYIYGFGSVVPDPRMINAFDANNGEFIREIFDFRKYATYLLDDYIVHDFIVGKDEEIYLSLIPKDFEMQDLASSFSYYLYTKREGERPKRETTVILTAPYRYDFLEEAIKLYEFKYPEEHIEYNYAYNTYEAFLENTKEYGAKLALDIISGDVGDIVQTGGAGIEYQDLLRTDAFMDLTDLIVKDKNYQYLNKSVLNGIKINNSIQALPITYIFYQYELNEELEKELGLNIDFNNISWSEILDLVKVIEEKAPDRHLFTHPIEEKTPWDILGYYLIIVNMPDLVNLETKEIDLNQQWFKDLLIKFKEYSKSKNFLLIVEPDLVDRLQGSLLTRVDIGYRFYSDVLANFVRYNEKYKSRMIPSFTGEKNENRIGHSKRMFSINNRSERKENAWKFLSFLLTEDIQFLVSEERSGTPISQKGVERMIEYDAWMHDRSGDEDNVDKFNKSTIENSQKINYLYDMGYIRQDLIDAIKLYMDDEMTLDEALKKAEESIMIRLNE
- a CDS encoding CXXX repeat peptide modification system protein — translated: MTTKEVWQLNDEEFKEIEDLFEKKIALENLSKIIDADNQKLYDKLIKDYGKTVHEFNSWWDKMAKKYSWEGKNWWLDFETKKIMTNQ
- a CDS encoding ABC transporter ATP-binding protein; translation: MHTSKTDKEKLNWFFKRYIYTGKKYLVLIIGLIFVGSLVANISPYLYGKMLDSITLGDMDLLIKLIIAYFFITLFTNLLSMVESYVGQVANFKLSKNAQIELFDKMIRLRTCEYSKYEVGELISRLNGDTDSIVSFGINLITSILHIVVNIIVSVYFVMTISIRLSSVAIFYMPTTFLVTYFARKYFKELAEKRKKFGDKYFSFQNEVFSNNTGIKSFQLENKMNDKYKDFINKEFSLLKNSIYLGNNMQLINSLVTVISSLYIIYLSAVLINDGMLTVGLMVSFNTYINKLFSSISQVFSINISLQEIIVSLNRILKVMGEDSEIDSKTNFEKPDSFTLECTDITFSYEEENENVLNNMDISIDKIGLYSIVGSNGCGKSTFAKLLVKLYDVKKGNICINGVDFSHLSYDFIRRYITYVQKEEFFFNDTIINNVRLADESLKEEDIEDMCKRVGLDDFIKTLPDGYSTTIGEGGSALSSGQKQKLSIVRALLRGTPIYIFDEITANLDGKAEKDVMKIMKEYSKKSIIIFISHKISSIIDSDKIFVFADGKVSDSGSHEYLLKNSHIYKELFENKETSMNLRGVEPIGE